One Maylandia zebra isolate NMK-2024a unplaced genomic scaffold, Mzebra_GT3a scaffold02, whole genome shotgun sequence DNA window includes the following coding sequences:
- the LOC143415726 gene encoding E3 SUMO-protein ligase ZBED1-like, with amino-acid sequence MATPGNVPPSLKADVWQRFGFKNCEDSEEPDKSKAICKMCKMEVKHCGNTTNLRNHLTRHHPDILLAKTADTKQRSLEKAFAVKFESTSPRAQKITQSLATFICKDIRPYSVVENDGFQNLINTLEPRYVLPTRKHLSEVVIPNMYEKVKHDVTASLKSAERVAITCDSWTSRATDNYLTITSHHIDQEWRLVSHVLQTRTTEASHTAANLSEIMFKAIEEWELTNKNPVIVTDNAANMVRAVEITGWLHIGCFAHTLNLASQAGLKVPAVAQLLGRVRRIASFFHRSTVASRKLKEKQKILNLPAHKLVNDGVTRWNSTLEMLERFLEQQPAISAALLSPEVRRNDSNLCSLTEADITDGEDIVKALKPLKAATLVMSEEKSPTLSIIAPLHAQLLEKMISVSHDSSLIKDLKTAVYDNLKSRYVALKDKLYIASALDPRFKALPFLSKETCNNTFSQLVLEAAGLENVDTAIRQSDGDTSEETVPDISLGGVDEVDYAPPIKRSKDSALIFLLGPAYSTKTTAPQKTPTQKAKEEVNRYRDVEPVALSEDPLIWWRDHEREYPLLALQAKQYLSIPGTSVPSERVFSTAGDIVTAQRSCLTPQHVDQLLFLQKNLTVSKK; translated from the exons ATGGCTACTCCCGGGAATGTGCCACCGAGCCTAAAGGCAGATGTCTGGCAACGCTTTGGATTTAAGAACTGTGAAGACAGTGAAGAGCCGGACAAAAGCAAAGCCATATGTAAGATGTGCAAAATGGAGGTAAAGCACTGTGGAAATACCACAAATCTCAGAAATCATTTAACGAGGCATCATCCAGATATCCTGCTAGCAAAAACGGCCGACACCAAGCAACGCTCACTCGAAAAGGCATTTGCAGTGAAGTTTGAATCCACTTCTCCACGTGCCCAAAAGATAACCCAGTCTTTGGCAACTTTCATATGTAAAGATATACGTCCGTACAGCGTTGTTGAAAATGATGGCTTCCAAAACCTCATTAATACGCTAGAACCACGCTATGTTTTACCAACACGCAAACATTTGAGTGAAGTGGTAATCCCAAACATGTATGAAAAAGTGAAACACGATGTTACAGCCTCACTCAAGTCAGCAGAGAGAGTCGCTATAACCTGTGACAGCTGGACATCCAGAGCAACAGATAACTACCTGACTATCACCTCACACCATATCGACCAGGAGTGGAGACTCGTGTCTCATGTCTTACAGACAAGAACCACTGAAGCAAGCCACACAGCAGCTAATTTATCTGAAATTATGTTCAAAGCAATCGAAGAATGGGAGCTTACAAACAAAAATCCAGTCATCGTAACTGACAATGCTGCAAATATGGTGCGAGCTGTGGAAATAACGGGCTGGTTGCACATTGGTTGTTTTGCCCACACACTCAATTTAGCTTCACAAGCAGGACTGAAAGTTCCAGCTGTTGCTCAGCTGCTTGGCCGAGTGAGACGCATAGCATCCTTTTTTCATCGCAGCACTGTTGCAAGTCGCAAGCTTAAAGAGAAGCAAAAGATACTGAATCTACCTGCCCATAAGCTGGTGAATGATGGGGTGACCAGATGGAACAGCACATTGGAGATGCTGGAACGCTTCCTAGAGCAACAACCAGCAATCTCTGCAGCTCTACTCTCACCTGAAGTGAGGAGAAATGACAGTAATCTCTGTAGTCTTACAGAGGCTGACATAACTGATGGAGAAGATATAGTGAAAGCTTTGAAGCCGCTGAAAGCAGCCACACTGGTTATGTCTGAAGAAAAGTCCCCGACCCTTTCCATCATTGCACCTCTGCATGCACAGCTGCTGGAGAAGATGATCAGTGTCTCTCACGACTCCTCACTGATTAAAGACCTCAAGACTGCTGTATACGACAACTTGAAGTCAAG ATATGTGGCCCTAAAGGACAAGCTGTACATTGCATCAGCATTAGATCCTCGCTTTAAGGCCCTGCCATTCTTGTCCAAAGAGACCTGTAACAACACATTCTCTCAGTTGGTGTTGGAAGCAGCAGGTTTGGAGAACGTGGACACAGCTATT CGACAGTCTGATGGTGACACATCTGAGGAAACTGTCCCTGACATCTCTCTTGGTGGTGTTGATGAAGTGGATTATGCCCCTCCAATTAAGAGGTCAAAGGACTCTGCATTAATTTTTCTCCTTGGGCCAGCCTACTCAACAAAAACCACAGCACCACAGAAAACACCAACTCAGAAGGCAAAGGAAGAAGTGAATCGATACAGGGACGTTGAGCCTGTTGCACTTTCTGAGGATCCTTTGATCTGGTGGAGGGACCATGAAAGGGAGTATCCTCTCTTGGCTCTACAAGCAAAGCAGTATCTTTCCATACCTGGGACCAGTGTTCCTTCTGAACGAGTGTTTTCAACTGCTGGTGACATTGTTACCGCACAAAGGAGCTGCCTGACTCCACAACATGTAGACCAGCTTCTCTTCTTGCAGAAAAACCTTACAGTCTCAAAGAAGTGA